The window CATGGAGGGAAATTGCCAGTAAGCTAGTAAGCCAGGTGTAGTCAAGGGTTGAATCCAACAACTTGGCTCCAGAGTCCGCGCTCTTAACCATTACTGTTTCCTTGGTAAAAACAGCCCCTATAGGGCAAGAGCTGAAATACAAGCAGAGTGGATAAAGTAATCTAAGAGAATGTGGTCAGATCCCAAGAAAGACTTCCTGTATGCAAGAGTAGCCTGTACTAGGGATGCAGTATACAATAAACCTAATTAATACTACCATATGTTGTGTATGAAAGCTGTTACacgagtaaatcctaagagttctcatcacaaggaaaacagatgtatttttttctgtttcttcagttTTGTATGTGTAGGAGATAATAGATGTTCACTACACTTAGTAATCAATTTATGAGGTATGTTCaatcaaatcactatgctgtacgcCTTAAGCTTACACAGTGCTACAAGTCAATCATATCCCAAtaaatctggaagaaaaaaaaaagggcacctgaacttgaaggaagaaaaaaagaaaaaaaagcctgcATGTCTTCATTCTCAGATAACTCTCAAGATCAAGGTCCCCTGCCTTCTCTGGATCCTGATTCAGTCTCATAAGCACTCGGAAAAGCTCAAGTCCCGGTGTAACGTCCTGCTGTGGATGAACGGAGGTGGATAAAGGACGGGTTTCTACAGCACAGGAAAGACCCACAACCACTTGGGTTGGGAGGGTCCAGCGCACCAGGAGGGGATGACCAGGAAGTCCCATCTCTTTGAGCAATGGATTACAGATCTTCCTATTTCTGGCAGACCTGCATGACTGatagtgggggggtgggggagctgaggTAGAGGACAATCTGAAAGGGAGTCTAGGTGGGGGGTATGGACAAAAGAAGGAACCAACTGGCCTGAAAGGAATGCTGAGGATAAGCGTTGAGGATAGGTgggcaggagacagagaaaagataATGAGCCTGAGGGCGATAACTGACTCCCTGCAACAAGATGGGGCTAAGCGTCCATGTTGTGAATGGGAAAGGGCGGGGATGGCTGGGAATTACCTTGGAGGAGGTAAAGGAGACACAAGGATCGCCTTTTAGCAAGTGTTGGATGGTCTAGCGTCTGGGGTTCCTGCCAGGGGCGTTGGAAGGGGTGACACCGGGCCCCAGGATTCCTTCCTGCTCACAATACGAGGTTGTGCGAGCATGTATTAAGTGGGATCTCAGTTTCACAGGCGTCGACTTACTTGATTCTCACTAATGACCCCACCAGGTAGAGTTGATTATTCTCCGCATTTTACAGATAGTCCCCTATCTAGGCTGCTAGAGAATTCAGGTCATTTGCCCAAGGCCACCTTCGCCGGCCTGTGATTTGAATAGAGCGCGCTCTGTGACTCACGCCAGGTTCTAAGCCACAAGAAAGGTTCTCAGAGTGGTACGGCAGTTGAAGAATGAAGAGAGTAGCATGTGGCTGGCCGGAAATTCGCGAAGCAGGGGAAAGTAAAGGAGAAATGAACTGGCGCGAGTGTCGGGGAAGAGGGGTTACCGGGTCACCAGAATCAGAGGGAGCAGAGGACCGGATCCCAGAGTCAGAGAGAAGGGTGGGTCAGAACCCCCGGATTAGGGAGAAAAGCGGGGCTAGATCCACGGGTCAGGGGAAGGAGAGGCCTGAACCCCCAGGATCGAAAACCGGGATCCGATTCCCGAGGGTAGGGGTGCAGGCCCGCCTCCGGGTTGGGGCCacgcggggcggggcgcggaaGGATCCGCGCAGGCAGTGCTGCGCCGTCCGCCGTATATCTGTGCCCAGTCCCGGGGGCCGCCTCATTCCCCATCCTCAGATCACGGTCTTTCCTCACGCTACCGCCACGCCGCCTCCGCCCGCGTATCCTCGGCCATGGCTCTGTAGCCGCGACCCCTCTGTGCCCCCGGCTAGTCTCCGCGCTCACCGCGCCTGCGCTCTCCgctcctgccttctctcttcaGCCGAGGCCGCCGCCGCCTCTTCTTTGCGCAGCCATGGAGTGAGTAACCGCTCGCCCCTCCCTCTCCAACCGCCTTTCCCGCCCTTTCGAAGCTCGCGGCCCTCGCGACTGagtctgggggaggggtggggagactgAGGGATCACGGTCGCGCAGGCGCAGAAGAGGGAAGACGCGCGTTCTCGCGCGACGGAGCATGCGCACTCGGGCGGGTGCGTTCTTCCAGACAATTGGTGTTTAAAGAAGATAGCCCACGTGCGTGTGCGCCTGCGCACTAGTTCCCAGACACGGTGgcctcccccccgccccgaccGTCTGCGAGCGATTGCTCATGCGCAGCTTGCCCACCTGAGGCTGTATTTTTGCGCAAAGGGCGGGCATTAAGCAGCTGCACAGGCACACTGGTCCCCATGAGGGCGGTGGCTTGAGGGAGCTATGGCGCGGCTCCGGAGATGGCGCATGCGCTGTAGCCTTCAGCGAGAGAGCCGCCTCCCACTTTGCTCAGGCGCAGAGCTCATCTTCTCTCCCTTTCATTTAGGCACGTGCTGGGGCGGGGACTGGTTTAGATTGACAGGGGAGAAGGCGGGGATTAAAAACGACTGGTTTAGGGGGCGGAGCTAGGGTAAGAGGCGTCGCCGAGGACGGGGTTGGGGCGGGGTTACCCATTGTGGAAGGGGCGGGGCTAACAAAACCTTTTGCTGAGGGGGGGTGGGGTTTCTGCTTGAGAAAGAGGCGGGGCCTCTGGGGAATCTTCAGGGAGAGGTGGAGCTAAAGTAAACCGTGGGGGTGGGACTTCGAGAGACAGTGGCAAGCAGCCCCAAAATTCAAAGGGAGGACGGCGATTTGAACGGATAACTTTGACGACCGGGCGGGACAAGGGGGAATTCCCATGGGAACAGATTTGAGCTGGACTCTAGGGAGGGTGTGGGGCctaaaagttatattttagagGAAGAGGTGTGACTGGAAGAAAATTCCCCTGGGATTGAgcgtggtgttttttttttttttaatgaaagggaATATTACAGGATAAGTGGGAAGGACTTTAAGGAAATTCCCTTGGGAGACCATTAGGTTTCTGTATTGGAAGGACTGGGTCTTGGGAATTCTGAGAAATAAGCCAAGCGTAAAGAGAATTCCCTTGGGAGTGGGTGGGGCTCAGATACGAGGAAAGGACAGGTTTAGAATCCTGAAAgggtctgggggtggggttggCTTGGTTTCCCTGTGCCTTTGGCAACAGTAGGTGAGGCTGATCCTGACCCACTCACTTTCGGTGTCACACTTGTAGGTCCTCCACTTTTGCCTTGGTGCCTGTCTTCGCCCAGCTGAGCAACCTCCAGAGCCTCCTCCCAGCTGTTGGTGCAGCGTCTTCCATTGCCATCGGTGCCCCGCGCCCGTGCTGCAGCCATGTCACTCCTGGCGACCCTGGGGCTGGAGCTGGACAGGACCCTGCTCCCAGCTAGTGGGCTGGGCTGGCTCGTAGACTATGGGAAACtccccctggcccctgccccccTGGGCCCCTATGAGGTCCTTGGGGGAGCCCTGGAGGGCGGGCTTCCAGGGGGGGGAGAGCCCCTGGCAGGTAAGAGCAGGTGAAGAATGGAATTGGGGTGAGCTGGcgggagaggggagaagaaagaattcattcatttgataaatatttaatgagtaccTATAATAGGGCTTCCCCAATGACCTGACTTGACCTGGCTCAGcaggtcaagaatctgcttgcaagtcaggagacacaggagacataggttcaatccctgggttgggaagaaactctgaagaaggaagtggcaacccactccagtattcttgcctggaaaatcccatagatagaggagcctggtgggctacagtatatggggtcacaaaaagttggacatggctgaacaactaagcaacaacaacagcataatatgtcaggcactgttttaggGGATACAGCTGGGAACAAGACTGACATGATCCCTGCCTTCTTGGAGCGCACACTCTTCACTGGGGAGATACGCAAGAgacaaattaaaatatgcatggGAATAAGTGGGAAACACTTAGCTGAGTTTAAAAAtggcaatgagaaaaaaaaaataaaaatgacaacgaGGACAAGTTTGGCGGGGGGAGCCAAGAAGCCCTCTCCCAGTCAGTAACATTTTGGCTGAGACCTAAGGAGTGGTAAGGAATGACCTGTAAAAAGACCCAAGGGGAGAGCTTTTCAGGTGCAGGAAACAGCACAAGCAGAGCCCCTGAAGCaggaattatttcattcattgcGGACATCGGTGCtaagtcaccaagttgtgtctgactcattgccctatggactgtagtccaccggctcctctctctgttcatggtattctccaggtgagaataccggagtgggttgccattccctcctccaggagatattcatgaccctgggattgaacctgcatctcttacatttcccgtgttggcaggtgggttcttaacttctagcaccacctgggaagcccattttattcattggtggtggtttagtcgctaagttgtgtctgactcttgcgaccccatgaactgtagcccaccaggctcctctgtccatgggatttcccaggcaagaatactggagcaggttgccatttcctccttcaggggatcttcccgacccaggaggtctcctgcattgcgggcagattcttcaccaactgagctatgagggaagtgtATCCCAAATGCTTGGTGCATAGTGGGATTGCAGTAGTTAAAGATGAAACAGGGTGTGTTTACATGTGATCTCGTTTGCCATTTATGAATAAACCAGAGAGTAAATCAAGAAACCAGAGATGCAGGGTAATCAGTAAGGAGGATGTTGGAACAGTTGAAGAAATGGCTGGTTGACTGTTTTGTCATTTGGATCATTGATGGTTGGTTGGTTAACGGGTTGGTTAGATGTTTGGTttattggttggttggttggctaATCTGTTAACTGGTTTGATGATTTGTTGATTGGTTGGTtgactggctggctggctgggggTTTAACTCAATGAATGGGATGAatgagttgggcatgactgagatCTGGTTGGGTGGAGGATTAGGAAATCAAGGAGTTTTCTGTCCCTCTGCAATCCTCCAGGAGATGGCTTCTCTGACTGGATGACTGAACGGGTCGACTTTACAGCCCTGCTCCCTCTGGAGCCCCCCATGCCCTCAggtgccctccccccaccttccccacccccacctgaccTGGAAGCTATGGCTTCCCTGCTCAAGAAGGAGCTGGAGCAGATGGAAGACTACTTCCTCGATGCCCCTCTGCTCCCACCATCCTCCCCAcctccgccgccgcccccgcccccgccggcaccttccctccctctccccctaccCCTGCCCACCTTtgacctcccccagccccctgccctggaCACCCTCGACTTGCTGGCCATCTACTGCCGCGGTGAGGCCGGGCAGGGGGACTCGGGGTTGGCGCCCCTGCCTCCACCTCCGcaagccccgcccccgccccggcccgccccCTACCCCAGTCCTGCGACCAGCCGAGGAGACCGCAAGCAAAAGAAGCGAGACCAGAACAAGTCCGCGGCTCTGAGGTACCGCCAGAGGAAGCGTGCAGAGGGCGAGGCCCTGGAGGGCGaatgccaggggctggaggctcGGAACCGGGAGCTGAGGGAGAGGGCGGAGTCGGTGGAGCGGGAGATCCAGTATGTCAAGGATCTGCTTATCGAAGTGTACAAGGCTCGGAGCCAGAGGACCAGGAACAGCTAGCCGGGCGGGGGCTTCGGGCTGTCGGGGGCGCTGGTCTTCGGCACCGGGGCGGAGCGGGGAGGGTCCCCAGTCATCCCCCTGCCTCCAGCTTCCTTCCaaaccctccctccccctcctctccctctctccccctccccttttatTCTTGCCTTCCCttcccgcccccccctccccccccggaATCATGAGACGTTTGGCATGAGTCAGCATTTACACCCTTCAAGTAACATCTGAGGAACAGAGGCCCATGGGGAATTTGGGAGGCAGGGGAGAGCTTGGAAAACCGGTCTCTCAAGCAGGGAAGTGAGCCCAGGAAGCCCTGCAGAACGTCTGTGCAAAGGAGAACAGGGAAGCCGTCTGGAGACCAAGTCAGGGAGGGCTCAAAGAAAGGTGCCCAAGGAATGAGCAAAACAAGCCAAGTGACCTTGGGAACTACATTTGGAGGTGGAGCCAAGAGGTAGCCGACTTGGCAGAGCAGGTGCATATTTGGGGGGTCTGGGGGAGTGGCCGTAATGGGTGACGGGGTGTACATTTTAGCTCTGGGAGGAAATCAGTGTTTTGTGAAGGTGTTGGGGGAGGTGCGGGAGGGCAGGGACTGATTGATCATTTTGGAAGGGGGCTTTGTGAgtggaaataaaaggaagaatttcCTCTGATTATGTGCGTcttgtctttgaaaggagaagCTGGGGGGAGGGCAGTCTTACACCAAagacaataatgataataatggaaAGAACATAATCCTTACAGTCAAGCACAGACTTTCTACCCAAGGTCAAAGCCAAGACGAGACTGAACTGGTAGAGATACAAGACCCGCTTTTAACTTCCATTTAGTACATAGACAGTGAAAGAAAGAATAGCCAAAGGTGCCAGCTCCCCATGGTCCTTGTCACCAAAAAGGGTGATGCCAAAGGGGCCGGGTGGCTGGAGCACAGTTATGGGGCACCGGGTGGTGAAGAGCAATGGCGCTGCGCTGTCGGGAAGTCAGGAGGTAAGTGGGCGGTGACCTGGTAGTGGAGAGTCGGATCTGGGTGCTAACACTTTCTCCATGATAATCTTTATgagctggaaaaaaaattcatgcagGTGGGCACCCATTACAGAGTTGGGAATCAATTTAAAGGGTTCTGACCGGTGTTTAAAGATACGAATAGAACAGTAGAAAATACCACTATGTTGATTTAATATCTTACTTTGCATCACGGTAAGGAAAGTTTGAAAGCCACTGGTAGACGGCAGCCAGCATCATACAGTGATTTTCAGACACTGCCCACTAATACAACCGCTATCAACTCACTTTGAGATGCCCGATCCCGCTCCGCCCAAAGATTCCTGCCTCTCGGCGGCTCTGTCTTAGCAGGACTCTACCGCCAGGGGACGCCCGTGCCCCGACGTGAATGAGTTATCTATTCTCTACTCAGCCCAACCCGTGATCTTGGGGTTCCCTCTCGCCCTGAGGGTCGGGTTTACTGGGACTGGAAGCCCTGACTACGAATAGAATTTCCCGAACAGAGGACGGCAGGAGGGCGCAGGCGGTCACAAAGGGATGTGGCCATCCTAAGATACCCCTTATCCGTTCATTCCACAATGTTCATTAAATGCCTCCGTGCACCTCCCAGAGCGCATATTCGGTGGGGGAGAACGGACAAGACCTCAAATTCACCACCCTGCCTGTGCAGGGAGGCCTCCTCGCCTAGACTGGTGTGAGACAACCCGGGTGGAGTCCTGCTGGCTTGGAGTCCTTGGGCAGCTTGcacagcctctctgtgcctcagtttcctctgttcTAAAATGGGCCTAATAACACCTGCTTCATAGGGCTATcatgaatattaaatgaattaatatttgtaaattacTTTGAAGGATCTGGTATATTTGTTAAATCAATTGCTaaaaattcccattttacagaaaagaaaacaggatcAGAGTAGGGAAGTGAATCAccaaagcaatatttttttctcctaaggAGAACTCTTGAGTTGAGCCCAGTGATCCCCAATTCCCAGCCCAGAGGCTTTTCCTTGGCATTGCACTTGGGGTAGAAGTAAACCCCGTTTCCTTGGCAcagtggcggggtggggggcggtgtggCTGCTGAAGCCAGTGAAATACTCTAGCAGAGCCCAGGGCTCAACAACACAACAGTCAGTGTTGGAATCACAACTGAAACTAGCGTGGGGCCCTGTCTCTGGGTCAGCAGAATAGCCAGAcaagtaaataaatcattttcttaCCATCAGCGACATCCACACTGCAGTATAGATGTACAAGGAGAGGAAAGTGAGCTGGTCAATGAGATTTACAGAGTTGCCTCTTCAGTACTGAATTGTGATGACTATGAAGTAAGGTTGGGCATGGCATTAGCCCGCATTCAGGAGAAGGGGATCTAACAGGGCCAGAAGGTGCAGGCTAATTACATGACCAGGTTCCAAGATAGCTGTATCACCTATACCTGCTGCTCTATGGTCTTGCCCCGAATGTTCAACCATGTTCAAGTTCCACTTGGAGTTCCCTATGaccatcttgggcttcccaggtggctcagttcagttcagttgctgtcgtgtctgactattttgagaccccatggactgcattacaccaggtttccctgtccatcaccaactcccggagcttgctcaaactcatgtccatcaacttggtgatgccatccaactatctcatcctctgtcatccccttctcttcctgccttcagtctttcctgacatcagggtcttttccaaggagtcagttttttgcatcaggtggccaaagtattggcgtttcagcttcagcatcagtccttccaatgaatattcaggactgatgtcctttaggatggactggttggatctccttgcagtccaagggactctcaacggttttctccaacaccacagttcaaaagcatcaattcttcagtgctcagctttttttatagtccaactctcacatccatacatgactcatACAtgacccaggtggctcagtggtaaagaaatccacctgccaatgcaggaaaaaaaaagttattgctaccaaagaagaaagcaggaagagggataaattaggagtttggaattaacagatacaaactgctatatataaaataggcaaTAAAAAGGGACCTACTGGATATAGCTCAGAACCTACTGGATATAGCACAGGACCTactgctcaatattttgtaataacctataatgggaaagaatctgaaaaggaacatatatatgtatatatttaactgaatcactttgccgtacaccagagactaacacattgtaaatcaactgtactccattttttaaaaatccgtAATGTACAATTTACGATTTTAACCATCTTAAAGTGTGTAATTCAGTGGCATTTGTCACATTAATAATGTggcacaaccatcaccactatctcattccagaactttttcatcccttcccccacccccaaacaggAACCCTAAACCGGTTAAACAGTCACCCCCAAATCTACTCTCCCCTCAGCtcctggaaaccactaatctgctttctgcccCTATGACTTTGCCCAGTTTGAACACTTCATATAAAGGAAGTCATGCAATACTTATGTGCAAGAACAGAGCCCTCAAAGGTATCCAGATCCTAATCTTTGGAAACCTGTGGGTGGTCATTTCTGTGGTGGAAAGGACCCTGCTGATATGGTTAAGCATGTTGAGATGGGGTAATTATCGGGGATTCCCTGAGTTGGCCCTAAATGTAACCACAAGGATTTTCCTAAGAGAGAGGTGGAGGGAGATTTGAGCACAGAAGAGAAGGAAGTGTGATGGAAAAGCAGATGAAAGCAGAGTCAGGCAGAGGAAGTGCTATGCCATTGGCTTTGCAGATGGTGGAAGGGGCCCAGGAGGCAGGAAGATgcattctcccctggagcctctcaAGGGAGCAGGGCTTCAATTTCAACTCAAAACAACACAAATACATTCTCTTATGGTTCTGGAGTCCAAAAGTCCAAAGGGAGTCCTCAGGGGAATAGCATCAAGTTGTTGGCAGAGGTCGTTTCTTCCAGAGGATCTTAAGGTGAATCTCTTCCATGCTTTTTGCAGGTTTGGTGGTGGTCTCacttgtttagtcacttagttaaGTGTGACTCTTTCGCGACCCCCTGGACagcagtcccccaggctcctctgtccatggtacttCCCagggagacaccagggaagccctgaaggtaTCACTACAATCTCTTGTATTACTGTCTACTCCTTTCCCCCTGCTGTGGTCCaagctccctctgcctctctctcataAACCTGTGATCACAGTGAGGGTCCACCTGGGGAATCTCTCCATCCCAAGATCCTGAACGTGATCACCGCTGCAAAGGCCTTTTGTCCTGCAAGGTAACATagtcacaggttccagggattaagaCGGGGACGTCTCTGGGGGCCGCTCTTCAGCTGATCAGAGACACTGTCTTTTAGAATCCTCCACCTGGGATGGGACTTAAGAAGTGGCCAACTCAGACGGCGTTTATACTtttcagacaaagaaacaataaatctGTGAGGAATTGACAGGATAAAGAGGCACTGGGGGCCCAGTTAGTGAGACGCTAGAGAATTTAGTCTTGTGACTGGAAATTAAAGCAGTAACCCAAGGTTTCCCAAAgttggtttgggcttccctggtggctcagatggtcaagaatcagcctgcaatgtgggagacctgggtttgatcccggggttgggaagaccccctgaggagggcatggcaacccactgcagtattcttgcctggagaatcccatggacagagcagcctggcgggctgcagtctgtggggtcgcagagagtcggacacgtctgtgACGAAGCACAGGAAGCTTTCTTTATTCAGGGTTCTCGGCTTGATCCCCTATGTCTGCTGATAAGGGCGTCCTCCTTCCAGGTGTGGGGAGGGTACCTTTCACaggagagatttatttcctgctttcagggagaaagaaaggggggTCAGAGTGTCTTATGTTTGccacctttttcttcttttttaaaaatcatttatttttggctgcatcaggtcttagctgcacgGGCTTCTCCCTAGCTGAGGCTTGTGGGTTTAGTTGggccgtggcatgtgggatcttagttccccgaccagggatcgaacccacgtcccctgcactagaaggtggattcttaacccctggatcaccagggaagtcctgaagcaTATTTTGAGATGGCCCGTCCTGGGCCCCAAACACACTTGCAGACACGTGCAAGAgcttacagacacacacatctggGGTACACTCTCCACCCTACTCTTTCTCCCGAGATGGGTAGAACCCTATATCCAGGCAGCCAGACCTAGTTTTCAGGCCAAGGAGACCCAGAGGCAATGACGTCTCCCgcagcagagaaagaagagagttcCTGACTTGGAGTGACACCTGGGTCCTAAGCACTCACTAAGTGCCCAGGCCCTGTGGCCCTGGGTCTCCCTGGAATCCAGCCAGCCACTGACCTCCCCGCTCCCAGTCTTTCTGGCCATCTATTGGACAAGCAATGAACAGTCTACTTGATTTGAAAGAAGGGAAGTGTTCTGGGCCCATTTTGCAAGTCAGCAGAAATTGGAAAACTGACTCAAAATAAGAAAGCAGAGACAGAGGTCCTGGTGCTCCTTCTCCTGCGAGCCTGTCCCCCGAGGGCTGCTCTCCATGGCCCCCAGCCCAGCGAGCAGATGACACAGTAGCAACGGCAAGAGGAGGGACACACAGCTTGGTACCAGCGGGGACCATTCAGTTAAAAGTGATGTCGCCTCCTGTTTGAGAAACCACGCAATAGGGAAGTAAAGTGAGGAACTGGTTATAGATGAAAAGGAACTGCGCGTTTCTCTGTGCATTTCCCCTGTTTCCTTCTATGTATTTGTAATAAACTCAGCAGTTTTCCTGGTCAGCAACTTTCCATCCTACACAAACTCTGGGCTCTGTGAGAGCTGACAACTGTGGGGCGGGGTGCAGGGGTGCGCCTGAGATTGTGAGTTCTGGTCCCCAGGTTGGACAGACCCTCACAGGTGGCCACTGTCGCCCCCACTTAGGGAAACCATGGCTTTTTGCACCACAGTCTGAGGAGGGAAACAGACTGTTCTGGGGATCCCCCCAAACCACTCTGAAGTTTGAtgagtcactggaaggacttaaaagaattcagagaaattGTCATACTGATGGTTTGTTACAACAGAAGGGTACAGATAAAAATCTGCATACCCGGGAATCCCCTAGTGGCCCAGTGTTTAGGACTTTGCACTTTCATTGCCCAGGCTCCGATTTTGattcctggtggaggaactacgatcttgcaagccatgtggtgcagccaaagagaaaaatagagtagaatgttgttgttgtttagtcactaagtcctgtctgactctttttgtgacccccacccccgccccccatggactgtagcccgccaggctcctctgttcatgggatttcccaggcaagagtactgaagtggattgccatttccttctccaggggatcttcccaacccagggatagaagccagtaccctgcattggcaggtggattatttaccactgagccacctgggaagcccatagaatagaagagaacagaaaatagaatagaatagaatccGCAAAGGAAAAATTGCCCAAGGCAGTATTGAGGGGAGACCGGGCACACACTTCCGGTGGGCTCTTCCACTGTGGACAGTGCTTGACTTTCCCAGTGCCATGGCCTGAATCGTGTCCCCTCCGGTTCATAcgttgaagccctaactcccacACGTGACTATAGTTGGAGAGGAAGACAAGAGAGCAAGGTTACTGAGGTCCTAAGGGTGGGATCCTTGTAcaataggattagtgtccttataggaagagaCGTGAgcgttctctctctctgtctctctgccacGTGAGGGGACAGGGAGGAGGCAGTCATCTCCCACTCAGGAAGCAGGCCCTCACTAGGTACCTTGGtcttcatcttggacttctggcctccaggactgtgagagagtacatttctggtttctctcattttccccccatttatgTTGTACAAGCTGCCCAGAGTGTGGTATATTGTGCCTGgtgtgattagtcactcagtcgtgtctgacgcttttcgcccccgtggactgcagcccaccaggctcctctgtccatgggattctccaggcaaaaatcctggagtgggttgccatgccctcctccaggggctccttccaacccagggattgaacccaggtctcctgtattgcaggcagattcttcactgtctgagcccccagggaagcccaagaatactggagtgggtagcctatcccttgtccagggaatcttcccaacccaggaattgaaccaggttcttctgcattgcaggcagattctttcagcTGAGTGGTATGTTATGGCAACTCAAAGCAGACCAATACACCCAGCAACGACGTGTGATAACACAAATGCAGCATAAACCTTGGAGTCCAGTGTTTTTACTGGGGGCCTGTTATAGGTTTGTGTCCCCCCCAACAAAATATGTTCAAGCCCCAACCCCCACTCCCTGTGAAtgggaccttatttggaaacaaggTCTTTGCATGTGATCAAGTTAGGTGAAGTCATGGGGGGGCGGCTGGACCCTAATCTAAtacgagggcttcccaggtggtgttagtggtaaagaactcatctgccaatgcaggagacataagagattccgGTTTgatcggggagatcccctggaggagggcatggcaacccactccaatattcttccctggagaatccccacagacagaggagcctgctgggctacagtccacagggtcgcaaagaatcagacacgactgaagcgacttagcacgaatGCATGCAATCCAACATGATTGGTAggtattcttatttaaaaaaaaaaagggaaatgtggACACCGAGACACGCATGCCAAGGGCTTAGCATTCCCTCCCAGTTGCTGGGCAAAGCCCACACCTCTCTTTGGAtgaggttaattctctctctttcttttttttctggttgtcttagttcccagtccagggatt of the Cervus canadensis isolate Bull #8, Minnesota chromosome 18, ASM1932006v1, whole genome shotgun sequence genome contains:
- the ATF5 gene encoding cyclic AMP-dependent transcription factor ATF-5, whose amino-acid sequence is MSLLATLGLELDRTLLPASGLGWLVDYGKLPLAPAPLGPYEVLGGALEGGLPGGGEPLAGDGFSDWMTERVDFTALLPLEPPMPSGALPPPSPPPPDLEAMASLLKKELEQMEDYFLDAPLLPPSSPPPPPPPPPPAPSLPLPLPLPTFDLPQPPALDTLDLLAIYCRGEAGQGDSGLAPLPPPPQAPPPPRPAPYPSPATSRGDRKQKKRDQNKSAALRYRQRKRAEGEALEGECQGLEARNRELRERAESVEREIQYVKDLLIEVYKARSQRTRNS